A part of Bacillus thuringiensis genomic DNA contains:
- the thrB gene encoding homoserine kinase encodes MIPLSIRVPASTANVGPGFDSVGIALSLYLNVVVKEKADKWQVIHSFDDSIPTDDKNLIVSTACKVSPTLSPYIIEVTSNIPLTRGLGSSASAIVAGIELANQLGNLNLTTDQKVQIATNFEGHPDNVAASILGGTVIGALDGKNVSVVRIESKELGVISLIPNEELNTEESRSVLPDMFPFHEAVKASAISNVLVAAFCQKKWEVVGEMMERDHFHEPYRLELVPLLPSIRKCAKEFGAYGTALSGAGPSIFILTPYDKRQEIAEQLARVFTSMKVCELEIDHRGITVNKEEHIGL; translated from the coding sequence GTGATACCATTAAGTATTCGTGTTCCTGCTAGTACAGCGAATGTTGGACCTGGATTTGATTCAGTAGGAATAGCTTTGTCATTATATTTAAATGTAGTAGTAAAAGAGAAAGCTGATAAATGGCAAGTAATCCATTCCTTTGATGATTCAATTCCGACGGATGATAAAAATTTAATCGTTAGCACGGCATGTAAAGTGAGTCCTACTTTATCACCCTATATAATAGAAGTTACTAGTAATATCCCACTAACAAGAGGACTAGGAAGTAGTGCATCAGCAATTGTAGCAGGGATAGAGCTTGCGAATCAACTTGGCAATTTGAACTTAACGACTGATCAAAAAGTTCAAATTGCAACAAATTTTGAAGGGCATCCAGATAATGTTGCGGCTTCTATATTAGGAGGAACTGTAATCGGAGCACTTGATGGAAAGAACGTTTCGGTTGTAAGAATTGAAAGTAAGGAATTAGGCGTAATTTCTCTTATTCCGAATGAAGAGTTAAATACAGAGGAAAGCCGATCTGTATTACCAGATATGTTTCCGTTTCATGAAGCAGTTAAGGCTAGTGCAATCAGCAACGTATTAGTAGCTGCGTTTTGTCAAAAGAAGTGGGAAGTTGTAGGGGAAATGATGGAAAGAGATCATTTTCACGAGCCGTATCGTTTAGAACTCGTACCGCTATTACCCTCAATTCGTAAATGTGCAAAAGAGTTTGGCGCATACGGCACAGCGCTTAGTGGTGCAGGTCCATCCATTTTTATATTAACGCCATATGATAAACGTCAAGAAATTGCTGAGCAATTAGCGAGAGTATTTACGTCTATGAAAGTGTGTGAGCTAGAAATCGATCATAGAGGAATTACTGTAAATAAAGAAGAACATATAGGGCTATAA
- the thrC gene encoding threonine synthase, with the protein MYKGLLKQYASYLPVNENTPDVSLMEGNTPLIPLLNISKQLGIQLYGKYEGANPTGSFKDRGMVMAVAKAKEEGSEAIICASTGNTSASAAAYAARLGMKCIIVIPEGKIAHGKLAQAVAYGAEIISIEGNFDDALKAVRNIAAEEPITLVNSVNPYRIEGQKTAAFEICDQLQKAPDVLAIPVGNAGNITAYWKGFCEYEKEKGYKKPRIHGFEAEGAAAIVKGHVIEEPETIATAIRIGNPASWPYAVEAAEQSHGEIDMVSDEEILDAYRLLAKTEGVFAEPGSNASLAGVIKHVQSGKIKKGETVVTVLTGNGLKDPDIAISSNTLDIASVSNNIEQIKEHIKGVIMS; encoded by the coding sequence ATGTATAAAGGATTATTAAAACAGTATGCTTCTTATTTACCGGTGAATGAAAATACACCTGATGTTAGCTTAATGGAAGGAAATACACCTCTTATTCCGCTATTAAATATATCAAAACAATTAGGGATTCAGTTATACGGTAAGTACGAAGGGGCGAATCCGACAGGTTCTTTTAAAGATCGTGGTATGGTAATGGCTGTTGCGAAGGCGAAAGAAGAAGGTTCGGAAGCAATTATTTGTGCATCAACAGGTAATACTTCGGCATCGGCTGCAGCATACGCGGCACGCCTTGGAATGAAATGTATAATCGTAATCCCGGAAGGAAAGATTGCACATGGAAAATTAGCGCAAGCAGTCGCTTACGGAGCTGAAATCATTTCAATAGAAGGAAATTTTGATGATGCACTTAAGGCTGTAAGAAATATTGCTGCGGAAGAGCCGATTACATTAGTAAACTCAGTGAATCCGTACCGAATTGAAGGGCAAAAAACAGCGGCATTTGAAATTTGTGACCAGTTGCAAAAAGCGCCAGATGTTCTCGCTATTCCTGTTGGGAATGCAGGGAATATTACAGCATACTGGAAAGGGTTCTGTGAATATGAGAAAGAAAAAGGCTATAAGAAGCCGAGAATTCACGGATTTGAAGCGGAAGGAGCAGCTGCTATTGTAAAAGGACATGTCATTGAAGAACCTGAAACAATTGCAACAGCGATTCGTATCGGTAACCCCGCAAGTTGGCCATATGCAGTAGAGGCTGCTGAACAGTCTCACGGTGAAATAGATATGGTATCAGATGAAGAAATATTAGATGCGTATAGATTATTAGCAAAAACGGAAGGAGTTTTCGCTGAGCCAGGATCAAATGCTTCATTAGCAGGTGTAATTAAACATGTTCAATCTGGAAAAATCAAAAAAGGAGAGACAGTTGTTACAGTTTTAACTGGAAACGGCTTGAAAGATCCTGATATCGCAATTTCTTCTAATACATTAGACATTGCAAGTGTTTCAAATAATATAGAACAAATTAAAGAACATATTAAAGGGGTGATTATGTCGTGA
- a CDS encoding glycoside hydrolase yields MKKMIAICLLTTMSLSTLVGCDVKGSNAVQESKIKKATYKEFTYDVNPETFTLTVEHDGVKEQASQPLPKMKVSNVKKDKDRTSWEYPDQKVKVNLEKKKDHLNIEVESTGAESFTWPKVQAENYTLPLWEGKQIPSNDENWKKFLKDDAYSFAESFSMKFFALNGSKYSIVYIANNMFNNELKFHSDPKIGFDFTHEFPSINKNKTYGFQLYVTNNDAVSIAKLYKDNIIEKGEFKTLQEKARKNKEIEKLYGAGHFYFWNQNGLSESNVNWPKLREQINSPLFSHIKELIQKNSSEPGELNVFEQVSKQDFIDKYQKNVILRYVNEALSMKELYKDDIFPKVDQEASVLVKKGVDHLSKTELYSLNKHLLKSVLGDAVEEVSKWGNADGTDIIKEMKEAGIDKAWIGLPNWEQGYMQPNFVTEAKKMGYLVGPYDSYHSIHEQGDKNWNTASFNDPSLYEEATVTKKNGEKVQGFLGRGRKLNPTLSLPSVKERMNDILQNGPKYNSWFIDCDATGEIYDDYSTKHLTTQEQDLQARLKRMDYIAQEKGMVVGSEGGNDFASSTIAFAHGIETPVIKWDDEDMRKNKTSPYYVGGYWSPNQNVPEKYAKQVPLKEEYRQVYLNPVYSVPLYKLVYNDSVITTHHWEWGSLKVKDEVGNRMLYELLYNVPPLYHLDEVEWNKHKKEITQHLKVWNEVHEKAVKEEMTNFVYLSEDKLVQSASYGKDIKIIVNFSNKDVEIEKTKIQAKSALINNNGKQMIYTPNEK; encoded by the coding sequence ATGAAAAAAATGATAGCAATATGTCTTCTTACAACTATGTCACTTTCGACTTTAGTCGGGTGCGATGTAAAAGGTAGCAATGCTGTACAAGAGTCTAAAATAAAGAAAGCGACGTATAAAGAGTTTACTTACGATGTAAATCCAGAGACTTTCACGTTAACCGTAGAACATGATGGTGTAAAAGAACAGGCGTCACAGCCGTTACCGAAAATGAAGGTGTCGAATGTAAAAAAAGACAAGGATCGCACATCTTGGGAATATCCAGATCAAAAAGTAAAAGTGAATCTAGAAAAGAAAAAAGATCACTTAAATATTGAAGTGGAATCGACTGGTGCAGAAAGTTTTACATGGCCGAAAGTACAAGCTGAAAATTATACACTTCCGTTATGGGAAGGTAAGCAAATTCCAAGTAATGATGAGAATTGGAAGAAGTTTTTAAAGGATGATGCATATTCATTTGCTGAATCATTTTCTATGAAGTTTTTTGCATTAAATGGTTCTAAATATTCGATCGTATATATTGCGAATAATATGTTTAATAATGAATTGAAATTTCATTCAGATCCGAAAATAGGGTTTGATTTTACACATGAATTCCCGAGTATAAATAAAAATAAAACATATGGCTTTCAATTATATGTGACAAATAATGATGCAGTAAGTATCGCAAAACTATACAAGGACAATATTATTGAAAAAGGTGAATTTAAAACATTACAAGAGAAGGCAAGAAAAAATAAAGAAATTGAAAAACTTTACGGTGCAGGTCATTTTTATTTTTGGAATCAAAATGGTTTATCAGAAAGTAATGTAAATTGGCCAAAGCTAAGGGAGCAAATAAATAGTCCGCTGTTTAGCCATATAAAAGAGCTTATTCAAAAGAATAGTTCAGAGCCTGGGGAGCTGAATGTATTTGAACAAGTAAGTAAACAAGATTTCATTGATAAGTATCAAAAAAATGTTATTTTGCGTTATGTAAACGAAGCATTATCAATGAAGGAATTGTATAAAGATGATATTTTCCCGAAAGTTGATCAGGAAGCTAGTGTGTTAGTAAAGAAAGGTGTAGATCACTTATCGAAGACAGAGCTGTATAGCTTAAATAAACATTTACTAAAGTCAGTACTCGGTGATGCAGTTGAAGAGGTAAGTAAATGGGGTAATGCAGATGGAACGGATATTATAAAGGAAATGAAAGAGGCCGGGATAGACAAGGCGTGGATTGGTCTACCGAACTGGGAACAAGGATATATGCAACCTAATTTTGTTACAGAAGCTAAGAAAATGGGATATTTAGTTGGTCCGTATGATTCTTATCATTCCATTCACGAACAAGGTGATAAAAATTGGAACACAGCTTCCTTTAATGATCCATCATTATACGAAGAGGCTACTGTAACTAAGAAAAATGGAGAAAAGGTACAAGGGTTTTTAGGTAGAGGGCGAAAATTAAATCCGACATTATCACTTCCTAGTGTAAAAGAACGAATGAATGATATATTACAAAATGGCCCTAAATATAATTCATGGTTTATTGATTGTGACGCGACGGGCGAAATTTATGATGATTATTCAACAAAACATTTAACGACACAAGAACAAGATTTACAAGCAAGATTAAAACGAATGGATTATATTGCACAAGAAAAAGGTATGGTAGTTGGCTCTGAGGGCGGAAATGATTTTGCGAGTAGTACGATTGCATTTGCTCATGGAATTGAAACACCTGTAATTAAATGGGACGATGAAGATATGAGAAAAAACAAAACAAGCCCGTATTATGTAGGTGGATATTGGTCACCAAATCAAAATGTTCCCGAAAAATATGCAAAACAAGTACCGTTGAAAGAAGAATATAGACAAGTATATTTAAATCCAGTATATTCGGTACCATTATATAAATTAGTATACAACGATTCCGTTATTACAACGCACCATTGGGAATGGGGAAGTTTGAAGGTGAAAGATGAAGTTGGAAATCGTATGTTATATGAGTTATTGTATAATGTTCCTCCGTTGTACCATTTAGATGAAGTAGAGTGGAATAAGCATAAAAAAGAAATTACACAGCATCTGAAAGTTTGGAATGAAGTTCATGAAAAAGCAGTAAAAGAAGAAATGACGAACTTTGTATATCTGTCAGAAGATAAGCTAGTACAATCTGCTTCATATGGAAAAGATATTAAAATTATTGTGAATTTTTCAAATAAAGATGTAGAAATAGAAAAAACGAAAATACAAGCAAAATCAGCTTTAATTAATAATAATGGGAAGCAAATGATATACACACCAAATGAGAAATAA
- a CDS encoding DUF6366 family protein has product MKKESPEEKRERIRQSELKNNPTGSLKDGLNRAESVSPVDMTGGMNWKGTALVILVLVLGYIIYSYFFR; this is encoded by the coding sequence ATGAAGAAAGAGTCACCAGAAGAAAAAAGAGAGCGTATAAGGCAAAGTGAATTGAAAAATAACCCTACCGGTTCTTTAAAGGATGGATTAAACAGAGCTGAATCAGTTAGTCCAGTTGATATGACAGGTGGTATGAATTGGAAAGGTACAGCGCTAGTAATTTTAGTGCTAGTTCTAGGGTATATTATATACAGTTACTTTTTCAGGTGA
- a CDS encoding LCP family protein: MNMSSELEQNTRSNKKRSKRKSIKWFILIPFFLLIFGGVGYGSFIYNKAKAVVSDAYAKIDKSSKRDKEVEPLKDNISILIMGVDGSEMRKSQYGEAVRTDALLLATINKDDKSVKLVSIPRDSRVYIPSRKKLDKITHAHVFGGVESTRDTVERFLNVPVDYYVKFNFESFVQIVDSLGGIDIDVPVTFTEQDSKDQAGMIHLEKGFQHLNGEQALALARTRKIDSDTMRGQRQQLVIEAIAKKAMSVQSISKMGSLLDAVDKNMKTNLTFDDMLAITKNMAGSDLQMEKMQIEGTDKRIGGIYYYIPNEKNVKDISNKLNQHLGVTPKSVRNE, translated from the coding sequence ATGAACATGAGCTCTGAATTAGAACAAAACACGAGAAGCAATAAAAAACGTTCTAAACGAAAGTCAATAAAATGGTTCATTTTAATTCCATTTTTCCTACTTATTTTTGGAGGCGTAGGATATGGATCGTTTATATATAACAAAGCAAAAGCTGTTGTAAGTGATGCGTATGCAAAAATTGATAAGTCATCAAAGCGTGATAAAGAAGTTGAACCTTTAAAGGATAATATTTCAATATTAATCATGGGTGTAGACGGAAGTGAAATGAGAAAAAGCCAATACGGCGAAGCAGTTCGGACAGATGCACTGTTATTAGCGACAATTAATAAAGATGATAAGTCAGTTAAATTAGTAAGTATTCCACGTGATTCACGTGTTTATATTCCATCTAGAAAAAAATTAGATAAAATTACACACGCACACGTATTTGGTGGTGTTGAAAGTACACGAGATACAGTGGAACGATTTTTAAATGTTCCAGTTGATTATTATGTGAAGTTTAACTTCGAGTCATTTGTACAAATTGTAGATTCGCTTGGTGGTATCGATATTGATGTACCGGTTACTTTCACAGAACAAGATAGTAAAGACCAAGCAGGTATGATCCATTTAGAAAAAGGTTTCCAACATTTAAATGGAGAGCAAGCACTTGCACTTGCGAGAACGCGTAAAATTGACAGTGATACAATGCGTGGTCAAAGACAACAACTTGTAATTGAAGCAATTGCGAAAAAAGCAATGTCTGTTCAATCTATTAGTAAAATGGGCTCTTTACTTGATGCAGTTGATAAAAATATGAAAACAAATTTAACATTTGATGATATGCTTGCTATTACGAAAAATATGGCAGGATCAGATCTGCAAATGGAAAAGATGCAAATAGAAGGAACGGATAAACGTATTGGTGGTATTTATTATTACATTCCAAATGAAAAAAATGTAAAAGATATTTCAAATAAGTTGAATCAACATCTAGGTGTAACGCCAAAATCAGTTCGAAACGAATAG